TGGCATTCACCGTTACCGTGCCGGATTTGCTCAAAGTGGCGCGTGATATTAATGCGGCAACCTATAAACCGTTTTACGCCTTTGGTATTGCGGCGGTGATTTATCTGGTGGTGTCATTCGTGCTGATATCGCTGTTTAGAAAAGCCGAGCGCCGCTGGTTGCGGCACCTTCATACCCGTTCTCACTAAATCACGCAGGAACAGAGAAAGCATGCAGAATAATAAGCTGATGGTGACGGAATTACGTAAGCGTTATGGTCAGCATGAAGTGCTCAAAGGCATTTCATTGGCGGCTAAAGCCGGGGACGTTATTTCCATTATTGGTTCATCAGGGTCGGGTAAGAGTACGCTGTTGCGGTGTATTAACTTTTTGGAAAAACCGTGTGAAGGCTCTATTCATGTGAATGGACAGGAAATTCACATGGTGCGGGATAAAGACGGGCAGCTCAAAGTGTTTGATAAAAAACAGTTGCAGCTGTTACGCACCCGCCTGACGATGGTATTCCAGCACTTTAACCTGTGGAGCTTCATGACGGCGCTGGAAAACGTGATGGAAGCGCCAGTGCAGGTGCTGGGGTTAAGCAAGGATGAGGCACGTAAACGGGCGGAGTTTTATCTCAACAAAGTGGGGATCACCGGCGTGTCACAGGAGAAATATCCGGCTGACCTCTCTGGCGGGCAGCAGCAACGGGTGTCAATTGCCCGTGCGCTGGCAATGGAGCCGGATGTGTTGCTGTTTGATGAGCCGACGTCTGCACTTGACCCAGAGCTGGTCGGCGAAGTGCTGCGCATCATGCAGCAACTGGCCGAAGAGGGCAAAACGATGGTGGTGGTGACGCATGAGATGGAGTTTGCCCGTCATGTGTCAAGCCATGTGATTTTCCTGCATCAGGGCGTGGTGGAAGAGGAAGGGCCACCGGATGAACTGTTTAACCACCCGAAAAGCCCTCGCCTGCAACAGTTTCTGTCAGGGGCATTGAAATAACCCTGTCGGTCATGTTGCCTTCCTCGCCCGGTGTATCCTCATATAGTGTGACAGGACTTATGTTGCATTAACCGGCGCGAGGATGCAGTAAATCGTCAATGGCTTCTTCAAGTTCAAAAAAGCGAAAACCAAATCCGGCTTTCTCCAGCCGTTGCGGAATGGCGCGTTGCCCGCCCAGCAGCAGTGTTGCCGCTTCTCCCATCAGCAATTGCAGTACCCAGCCCGGCGTACGCATAAAACCAGGGCGGTTTAGCGAGTTGGCCAGCATGGCGGAAAATTTCTCGTTACGCGCCGGGTAGGGGGACACCATGTTAAACGGGCCGCGTAAAATCGGGTTATCCAGCAGATACAAAATCGCATTGGTCATATCGTCAATATGAATCCAGGGGAGATATTGTCTGCCTGAACCGATAGGCCCGCCCAACCCTAAGCGGAAAATCGGCAGCATTTTTGCCAGCGCGCCTCCGTCACGAGATAGTACGATACCCGTGCGTAGCAGGCAGACGCGGGTCTTATCACTTTCAGCCTCCAGCGCTAATGCTTCCCAGCGAGCGCAGAGCTCATGGGTAAAATCATGGTGTGGCGTCTCATCTTCTGTCACCAGTGCCTGGCCCTGATCGCCGTAATACCCAACGGCTGAACCGGAGAGGAACACCGCAGGCGGCGTGGTACTCTGGCGAATAAGCTGCGCCAGTTGGTGTGTGATGTCCCAGCGGCTTTGGCAAAGCCGCTCTTTTTGCGCCCGCGACCAGCGCTTATCGGCAATGGGCTCTCCGGCCAGATTAATCACGCCCTCGAATCCATCAAGCGAGTGATGTCCATCCAGGCTGGGCCAGTAATCGACCTTATTGCCCAACAGCCGTCGCGCCCGTTCAGGCGAGCGGGTGACAACGGTAATCTGGTGTGACAGCGACAACAAACGCGCAATCAGATGACGGCCAATCAGGCCGGTTCCCCCGGTGATCAGTAGCTTCATAGCGTGCCTCGCTTTGTCTGTCGGGTTATCGCTGGGTTGGGCAGACGCGAATGCCTGCACCTGAGCGCCTTCTTCCAGCATAGATGATCCCTTTGGTTTTGCGGGTGATATTAACCACATCTCGGGGTATTTTTACCAGAAAAACAAGCAGGTTATCGGTTCATTGTCTCTGCCTGCGGTGTGGCAACACGTCTGGAGGGCAGACGTGTTGCGCGTCGTGGTGCGATGACCACTATTGGACGAGCCTTAATCAGACGGCAGAGGCAAGCTGATAGGCGCGCTGTGTCGCCGGGCGCGCCTGAATACGTTCAAACCACTGTTTGACTGCCGGGAATGTCTCAAGGTCGATGCGCTGTCTGGCATGCGTGACGACCCAGGGGTACGTGGCGATATCCGCGATGCTGTAATGTTCACCGGCAAGCCAGCTTGCCTGTTGCAGCTGTGTATTGAGCACCGTATACAAGCGCTCTGTCTCTTTTTGATAGCGTTCAATCGCATAAGGCACCGGCTGCGGTGCATAGTGGTTAAAATGGTGATTCTGCCCAAGCATCGGCCCGAACCCGGCAACCTGCCAGAACAGCCATTGCAGTGTGGCGGTACGCTCGCGCACATCGTGACTCAGGAGTTGCCCGCTTTTTTCTGCCAGATAAAGCAAAATAGCGCCAGATTCGAACAGGCTAATCGGCGCACCGCCATCTTGTGGTTGCCTGTCAACAATCGCCGGGATTTTATTGTTGGGGGAGATAGCCAGAAAATCCGGTTTAAACTGATCGCCTGCACTGATGTCTACCCGATGCAGTTGATAAGGCAGGTTGGCCTCTTCCAGAAACAGGGTGATTTTGTGACCGTTAGGCGTGGCAGCGTAATACACATCAATCATGAATCATCTCTCCGTAAGGTATGAGTCGTTTAGCCATGACGCATCATGGACCAGGTATCGCGGACATGACATCCGCGTCTGATGCTGTTGCGAGCCTAGCACTTTCTCAGCCATAACATAAATAACTGTTATGGCTATTCGTTTCCTTTCATAGAGATAGAATGCAGCCGAAGAGCGGGGAGGCGGTGGCGAGCCGGAACGGTACTGAGTCAGGCTCCGTCTGCTTGACCTCTCGCTTTTAGAGGCAAAAGCCGCAGAAAATGGCCGGTTCCGCCAGCTGTTTTTGGTACTATAACGACACTGACTATTTTCATGCACCGGGATTACACCATGAAACTGATGTTTGCTTCTGATCTGCATGGTTCGTTATCTGCCACCCAACAGTTGCTGGCCCATTTTGATCAGCAAGGTGCCAATTGGCTGATTCTGTTGGGTGACTTTCTTAACCACGGGCCACGGAATCCGTTGCCGGAAGGTTATCAACCTGCGGATGTCGCCACACTCCTTAACCGCTATGCATCACGCATTGTCGCTGTGCGTGGCAACTGTGATAGTGAAGTTGACCAGATGCTATTGCAGTTTCCTATTACTGCGCCCTGGCAACAGGTATTACTGGCAGACAGCCGATTGTTTCTGACTCACGGACATCTCT
This sequence is a window from Dickeya aquatica. Protein-coding genes within it:
- a CDS encoding TIGR01777 family oxidoreductase, which translates into the protein MKLLITGGTGLIGRHLIARLLSLSHQITVVTRSPERARRLLGNKVDYWPSLDGHHSLDGFEGVINLAGEPIADKRWSRAQKERLCQSRWDITHQLAQLIRQSTTPPAVFLSGSAVGYYGDQGQALVTEDETPHHDFTHELCARWEALALEAESDKTRVCLLRTGIVLSRDGGALAKMLPIFRLGLGGPIGSGRQYLPWIHIDDMTNAILYLLDNPILRGPFNMVSPYPARNEKFSAMLANSLNRPGFMRTPGWVLQLLMGEAATLLLGGQRAIPQRLEKAGFGFRFFELEEAIDDLLHPRAG
- the yfcE gene encoding phosphodiesterase; its protein translation is MKLMFASDLHGSLSATQQLLAHFDQQGANWLILLGDFLNHGPRNPLPEGYQPADVATLLNRYASRIVAVRGNCDSEVDQMLLQFPITAPWQQVLLADSRLFLTHGHLYHPEKRPPLQAGDVLVYGHTHIPVAERRDDIYCFNPGSVSLPKGGYPASYGVLEDGVLQVLPLSGGQPLAQVAISH
- the yfcG gene encoding GSH-dependent disulfide bond oxidoreductase, producing the protein MIDVYYAATPNGHKITLFLEEANLPYQLHRVDISAGDQFKPDFLAISPNNKIPAIVDRQPQDGGAPISLFESGAILLYLAEKSGQLLSHDVRERTATLQWLFWQVAGFGPMLGQNHHFNHYAPQPVPYAIERYQKETERLYTVLNTQLQQASWLAGEHYSIADIATYPWVVTHARQRIDLETFPAVKQWFERIQARPATQRAYQLASAV
- the hisP gene encoding histidine ABC transporter ATP-binding protein HisP, which codes for MQNNKLMVTELRKRYGQHEVLKGISLAAKAGDVISIIGSSGSGKSTLLRCINFLEKPCEGSIHVNGQEIHMVRDKDGQLKVFDKKQLQLLRTRLTMVFQHFNLWSFMTALENVMEAPVQVLGLSKDEARKRAEFYLNKVGITGVSQEKYPADLSGGQQQRVSIARALAMEPDVLLFDEPTSALDPELVGEVLRIMQQLAEEGKTMVVVTHEMEFARHVSSHVIFLHQGVVEEEGPPDELFNHPKSPRLQQFLSGALK